Proteins from one Kazachstania africana CBS 2517 chromosome 1, complete genome genomic window:
- the NUP188 gene encoding Nup188p (similar to Saccharomyces cerevisiae NUP188 (YML103C); ancestral locus Anc_8.821) codes for MSNKAIDGSKLRGPSFTFSDVEFFLKSFPNNFDFTRKDLNSSFMKVEEFLSQNKQIFKTIAEFDSDQLDQHSQKSAHSFTLRGSTYVATNEDCNIAMKLAKCLTLNFKECLRLVIQSREKNYCQVEPSLIDLTKLILRERNGVIQTLFHLINNECFPIIEDKYYNLLTNELKSEICENLINLIYKIIENSITNNIEPTEINDNEIPENDSQELLQIKNSFDVVHLANILSLLSNLFLNSATPSKIVVKWFQNLSIITDFLDSKLGIILNDSPYPTISKLGSFVTINSLLILGLDTTTFSVNIDTPYFSDTAAFLQVQDAIDKLSSNSILSYMWSFVLFTKSYIIEEDVTAHTSFLQEFRSHCGDNSHLSMLSTLFAKRAEEQNVLGSIVDLSESLSPEKFYSAIICSFLALALNFIPITIEVSKVIKFVLLKCPKDFVENFLTCDAFERSLILIKAKLPLVDEALIPLINIAIVNIEFANFELKELNTYATKTKIGELDYDIYDETLKLTGTSSEALITTSNMLSNELVVLKKETLIKPPLEFNDSILMPIPADTKGKILQGASNSSDDDLVVFMHSYSGWSLIGRALQNLGEQYSQQGNVMDEKFQDIMMSIIELTSSLISSSGSAEKTIEILGYMSSNIKKDDIISVIFKIFEVALNKRNYNISCICSDFTESLIKDLPHFVWSFLARSDILERFGKTGLASIILGTMEITNGEYDFTIKISKLATSLVQESIFQDSTIPTRTKKDILEKITTHLLHVYQSYQYWKFDNIYQKFELGFHLAKFFSNVLSNLHGMDSGASPQDRITNILAKAGRDVVMTFLGSEAQNSQASNNLLKILLSASDKQVTTIGDEGFGPTYTTLLKASFELSKSLIYIRNVLKLSPSTLEKSIFKNSSTLIEIYHSTPSMKRCIMNVFNALVSVTWNEDYPSLLAYLGDNHSKLFFNTIAADITNELSNFELSNDVYVFFGSLMQSKQYGLSILFLSGEIASQTSSNSDKLKVPVKNIKLSLLSLLKSNALQLDKLPEFAACSLLDAIAYTLDKWADGKNQSTDESFINTLMQIFKRFVPVSTLMKDDSEILTISAKYRLISRIIEIFALYLYTSNDANSLIYTLLDQDNLFSIIKPYFKMDCDGFISTNELFEEFSRNFPGYTLSSFRTDHFFNPDIQEGHELFNIELMDKLFGSEVYWAGSSELPGFKKKVVRASVQSKYMNHQISTAKAWGALLTSFVKLSSTPLKDTFIDIVCDFLELDSDANTSKFGTNSLNNEKIELTFYILYSFQTTQKSITEKKLLELLSKLITIFKTDTVDYLKNISHSNNSGTYRSILRSVLIILGLLDKKSQSIEIASDQILEFFEWAFSRGVHLIFSSILSDIGALVSNDTSKVFHNLDDKIQDLFLLLALFNKIQELKPSANFNLILASSLNELGTIKVILSLYSSFKSINRNEEPLLGYITLTFISELCTVKEVAEKFIRNGLFAVLLESPLSVTIQQGHIKPETSPGLHNAWSNGLLSILLLLLSEFGLKILPESCLFISYFSNQVKTAISTWSDSKMGVSTALIKETAQLVLLQKMLSSLNYQQYLSNSSARGNQDVDTEVVELVIGLDTYPQRKQLSSALNKLLTHPKFLNSRIIPSTIEEQNFLQDDFNRSTFVQKISREIKELQQSLFDEI; via the coding sequence ATGTCGAATAAAGCTATTGATGGTAGTAAACTAAGAGGCCCTTCGTTCACTTTTAGTGACGTCGAATTTTTCCTCAAGTCGTTtccaaataattttgacTTTACAAGAAAGGACCTCAACTCTAGTTTCATGAAAGTAGaagaatttctttctcaaaacaaacaaatttttaaaacaATAGCAGAATTTGATAGTGATCAGCTCGACCAACATTCACAAAAATCTGCTCATTCATTTACGTTGAGAGGTTCTACATATGTAGCTACCAATGAAGATTGTAATATTGCAATGAAGTTGGCAAAATGTTTAACATTAAACTTCAAAGAATGTTTAAGATTAGTTATTCAGAGCCGGGAGAAGAATTATTGCCAAGTGGAACCTTCTTTAATAGACTTAACCAAACTCATATTGCGCGAAAGGAATGGCGTTATACAGACACTTTTCCATTTAATAAATAACGAATGTTTCCcaattattgaagataaataCTATAACCTTTTAACCAACGAATTAAAGTCTGAAATCTGtgaaaatttgatcaatttaatttacaaaattatcgAAAATTCCATaactaataatattgaGCCTACTGAGATAAATGACAATGAAATACCGGAGAATGACTCTCAAGAATTGTTACAAATCAAGAACTCTTTTGACGTGGTGCACTTAGCAAACATCTTAAGcttactttcaaatttgttCTTGAATTCGGCAACCCCATCCAAAATAGTCGTTAAatggtttcaaaatctaTCAATAATTACTGACTTTTTAGACAGTAAGCTAGGCATTATATTAAATGATTCTCCATATCCAACCATTTCCAAATTAGGTTCTTTTGTGACGATTAATTCCCTTTTAATATTAGGTCTGGATACTACAACCTTTTCGGTTAACATAGACACGCCATACTTCAGTGATACTGCGGCATTTTTACAAGTACAAGACGCTATCGACaaactttcttcaaactcaattttatcataCATGTGGTCTTTCGTACTATTCACTAAATCGTACATAATAGAAGAGGACGTCACAGCACATACATCTTTCCTCCAAGAGTTTCGTTCACATTGTGGGGACAACAGCCATCTATCAATGTTGTCTACATTGTTCGCCAAAAGAGCGGAAGAGCAGAATGTTTTAGGTTCGATAGTTGATTTATCTGAGTCTCTTTCGCcagagaaattttattcGGCAATTATCTGTTCCTTCTTAGCATTGGCATTGAACTTTATCCCAATCACTATTGAAGTATCTAAAGTGATTAAATTCGTTTTACTAAAATGTCCTAAAGATTttgtagaaaattttttgacaTGCGATGcatttgaaagaagtttaattttaattaaAGCCAAGCTTCCACTTGTAGATGAAGCCTTAATACCATTGATTAATATTGCTATCGTTAACATTGAATTTGCGAACTTTGAActaaaagaattaaataCTTACGCTACAAAGACAAAAATCGGGGAATTAGACTATGATATATATGATGAAACCCTTAAATTGACGGGAACCTCTTCAGAAGCTCTAATTACTACAAGCAATATGCTCTCCAATGAACTAGTtgttttaaaaaaagaaactttaATAAAGCCTCCTTTAGAATTTAATGATAGTATTTTGATGCCAATTCCAGCAGAcacaaaaggaaaaatcTTACAAGGTGCTTCTAATTCCTCTGATGATGACTTAGTTGTATTTATGCATAGCTACAGCGGCTGGTCTTTGATAGGTCGTGCATTACAAAATCTTGGTGAGCAGTATTCTCAACAAGGTAATGTAAtggatgaaaaatttcaagatattatGATGTCAATTATTGAACTCACCTCCAGTCTTATTTCGTCTTCAGGTTCGGCCGAAAAAACTATAGAAATTTTGGGTTACATGTCAAGTAACATTAAAAAAGACGATATCATTTCTgtgattttcaaaattttcgaagtggcattgaataaaagaaaCTATAATATATCTTGTATCTGTTCTGACTTCACAGAATCTCTTATTAAAGATCTGCCACATTTTGTATGGTCCTTTCTCGCTCGTTCCGATATTCTGGAAAGATTTGGGAAAACAGGTTTAGCAAGTATTATTCTGGGTACTATGGAAATTACCAATGGGGAGTACGATTttacaataaaaatttccaaGCTAGCGACATCGTTGGTTCAAGAATCAATCTTCCAAGATTCTACTATTCCAACAAGGACCAAGAAAGATatacttgaaaaaataacCACTCATTTACTACATGTTTACCAGAGCTACcaatattggaaatttgataatatatacCAAAAGTTTGAACTGGGTTTTCACTTGgctaaatttttttctaatgtTTTATCCAATCTACATGGAATGGATTCAGGTGCATCCCCACAGGATAGAATTACCAATATCCTAGCAAAGGCAGGAAGAGACGTCGTTATGACTTTCCTGGGTTCAGAAGCTCAAAATTCACAAGCATCTAATAATCTACTGAAGATACTACTCTCTGCATCAGATAAGCAGGTAACGACTATTGGTGATGAAGGTTTTGGCCCCACATATACTACTTTACTCAAAGCATCATTCGAACTGTCCAAAAGTTTGATCTATATCAGGAACGTACTCAAACTTTCGCCCAGCACTTTAGAGAAAtcaatattcaagaattcATCTACCCTTATAGAAATATATCATTCTACTCCTAGTATGAAAAGATGCATTATGAATGTTTTCAACGCATTGGTTAGCGTAACATGGAATGAAGACTATCCATCATTATTGGCATACCTCGGAGATAACCACTCCAAGTTATTCTTCAATACTATTGCTGCAGATATAACGAATGAACTCAGTAACTTCGAACTTTCCAATGATGTTTACGTATTTTTTGGGTCATTGATGCAGAGCAAACAATATGGtttatcaattcttttCCTTTCGGGCGAGATAGCTTCTCAAACAAGCTCTAATAGTGACAAATTAAAAGTCCCtgtgaaaaatatcaaattatcaTTGCTATCACTTTTAAAAAGTAATGCATTGCAGCTGGACAAATTACCAGAATTTGCTGCTTGTTCACTACTTGATGCCATAGCTTACACTCTAGACAAATGGGCCGACGGTAAGAATCAATCAACAGATGAAAGTTTTATTAACACTTTGATGCAGATTTTCAAGCGTTTCGTTCCCGTTTCTACCCTCATGAAAGATGATTCCGAGATTTTAACAATATCAGCAAAATATAGGCTTATTTCTCGGATTATTGAGATTTTTGCTCTATACCTCTATACATCCAACGACGCTAACTCTCTAATCTATACATTGTTAGATCAAGATAACCTATTCAGCATTATCAAACCTTATTTTAAGATGGACTGTGATGGATTTATTTCGACCAATGAACTCTTTGAAGAGttctcaagaaattttccagGCTATACTCTTTCAAGTTTCCGAACTGACCACTTTTTCAATCCTGATATTCAAGAAGGACACGAACTTTTCAACATTGAATTGATGGATAAACTTTTTGGTAGCGAGGTATACTGGGCTGGAAGCTCAGAGCTGCCAggtttcaagaaaaaggTTGTTAGAGCTTCAGTACAATCAAAGTACAtgaatcatcaaatttccaCGGCCAAAGCTTGGGGCGCACTTCTGACATCATTTGTTAAGTTATCTTCCACTCCTTTGAAAGATACATTCATAGACATAGTTTGTGATTTTCTAGAATTGGACAGTGATGCCAATACGAGTAAATTTGGCACTAACTCCCTCAATAATGAGAAAATTGAGTTAACATTTTATATCCTATATTCCTTCCAAACTACTCAAAAGTCGATAACCGAGAAAAAGTTACTCGAGCTGCTATCAAAACTGAtcactattttcaaaaccGATACTGTTGATTAtctaaaaaatatttcacattcTAATAATAGCGGCACATATCGCTCCATTTTACGTTCTGTTTTGATAATTCTAGGACTCTTGGATAAGAAATCACAGTCGATAGAAATAGCATCAgatcaaattttagaattttttgaatggGCTTTTAGTAGAGGCGTTCACTTAATCTTCTCAAGTATCCTTTCTGACATAGGTGCTTTGGTATCAAATGACACCTCGAAGGTATTCCATAATCTTGACgataaaattcaagatttatttttgcTACTCGcccttttcaataagatCCAGGAATTGAAGCCTTCAGCAAATTTCAACCTAATTCTAGCCTCGTCTTTAAATGAACTTGGTACAATTAAAGTGATCCTGAGCTTATACTCCAGCTTCAAGTCCATCAATAGGAATGAAGAACCATTGTTGGGTTATATCACACTAACATTCATATCAGAGCTTTGCACAGTCAAAGAAGTCGCGGAAAAGTTCATAAGAAATGGATTGTTCGCTGTTTTGTTAGAAAGTCCTCTCTCTGTCACTATACAACAAGGACATATCAAACCAGAAACTTCACCAGGATTACATAATGCATGGAGCAACGGCCTTTTATCCATCCTGCTTTTATTATTGAGTGAATTTGGACTAAAAATACTGCCTGAGAGTTGTTTATTCATCTCGTATTTCAGCAATCAAGTAAAAACTGCGATTTCGACCTGGTCCGATAGCAAAATGGGTGTATCCACTGCTTTAATTAAAGAAACTGCACAGTTGGTTCTTCTACAAAAAATGCTGAGCTCTTTAAACTATCAGCAGTACTTGTCAAATTCTAGTGCAAGAGGAAACCAAGATGTAGACACAGAGGTAGTAGAATTGGTAATTGGATTAGATACATATCCgcaaagaaaacaattaaGCTCGGCATTGAACAAGCTATTGACGCATCCTAAGTTCTTAAACTCAAGGATAATCCCATCTACAATCGAAGAACAGAATTTCTTACAAGACGATTTCAACAGAAGCACCTTTGTACAGAAAATTAGTAGAGAGATCAAGGAACTACAACAGTCCTTGTTTGACGAGATATAA
- the MDM1 gene encoding Mdm1p (similar to Saccharomyces cerevisiae MDM1 (YML104C); ancestral locus Anc_8.824), translated as MIIIIIIIIKHIWKNKYFNNDMSIFKHIILCTAVIWACTYSNSKIINCCIWLTVFFVFTISISFPEGHTPFPKKLPVRNDQPVMKEHADSSKLFSYHSDIPRELNEITDLLIREFIVPWFERIDSREDSKFKHAVKTTILKIIKALHISVCRDDVATKVSLKLISLITDHITVFNTMDIPSSYQENKKASLKYAITYNKILKIHQGITLKSDSLDKDIENHTKNIIEKALFSVLGEEEMSSPFVSVLSKEILSMAVFCPLLTKYCDPYSWNMSLISICKKILEERSQAQEVRKILTKQLHTSQLIDHENITNLKSCAMEFNINSDTSDEDFEIFLKRLSELDSLSDLRSIKLTMMMESLKLSSTDEKHPSKKINLLKKRIALSLNLVNSKLKYLDAKDKNISVDKKEMDFLDDKEILLKLESFISRVNLDAILSDNFCMLYFKRYLTMKKDTGSLLYLAFWKKIESLKNPLPSSVSVGATVTQISLENMENIKNIFFNDKQIPYMKVLDEKLVLELLQLIQEETNKKDTVRDVEKIFLELQHKSILHLNIQFLKFKKSGIFIKMISALEFSSTNVYTGYISNRPTKNSSDTVLGRHNLEKQPNEPMEVILNPIISEELEKIANKEKSYDSTYQKLGIADIDVAFLMKNNSHISHYDILDVKPPKMENHTKNEIFLEDDMKCGNPLGITQGSTLLQAIKCNEDANESDSDLSTLNSDIEQLTRELNLLKHLILKAELTNSKKQLTLLRNSERTLQREMRKKNLLKQRLVVQQDEESIFGRTSVSIKSYFAEKDIIGAHETVYYIINVNFKNEEKVTSWDIPRRFNEFHLLNAYMKKRHREVIKKLHLNELFPSKTNISLKYHLSPKLLYEDRKSKLETYLRTLLSISEICRDITFREFLSNTNPFDSDSIDFKKTNQKKFSIPEVAMTGKGNFSASLSSTSQSPELSMHSGSSNSASVKSGFNNEDNQTFTNAKTPEYEFEQRTIVKSMCDLFIAIFSLNGVKSIWLRGGGIIILLQQLFGSTIEKYLRDTIARFTSKEKTAEMLQDLKVSLWGPSGYFEKRKARKEAELLPASDAERKKAHRDSLVLIQALFVETFSKLVGYRQAQQGAITLHQTLQNPYLNASLLLSILDIIVQDIILQDDWQNLS; from the coding sequence atgataataataataataataataataaagcaCATATGGAAAAATAAGTActttaataatgatatgTCCATTTTTAAACACATTATTTTATGCACAGCAGTCATTTGGGCTTGCACCTATTCCAACTCTAAGATAATCAACTGCTGTATTTGGCTAAcagttttttttgtttttacAATATCAATCAGTTTTCCAGAAGGCCATACTCCTTTTCCAAAGAAACTACCAGTAAGAAATGACCAACCTGTGATGAAAGAACATGCAGATTCGTCAAAACTATTTTCATATCATTCAGATATACCGCGTGAGTTGAATGAGATTACCGATCTTCTTATTCGTGAATTTATTGTACCGTGGTTTGAAAGGATTGATAGCCGTGAAGATTCTAAATTCAAACATGCAGTAAAGACAACAATTctcaaaattataaaagCACTACACATCAGTGTCTGCAGAGATGACGTTGCCACTAAAGTGTCACTAAAATTAATATCTTTAATCACGGATCACATCACTGTTTTCAATACGATGGATATACCCAGCTCATACcaagaaaacaagaaagCGTCACTGAAATATGCCATTACGTACAATAAAATACTCAAAATACACCAAGGTATAACACTTAAGAGCGATAGTTTagataaagatattgaaaatcacACTAAAAacatcattgaaaaagcacttttttcagttcttggcgaagaagaaatgagCTCTCCATTTGTTTCAGTCctatcaaaagaaattttatctatGGCTGTTTTCTGTCCTCTTTTGACGAAGTACTGTGACCCGTATAGTTGGAATATGTCTCTAATTTCTATctgcaaaaaaatattagagGAAAGAAGCCAGGCTCAAGAAGTTAGGAAAATCTTAACAAAACAGCTTCATACTTCTCAATTAATTGATCATGAAAACATCACCAACCTCAAATCATGCGCTATGGAATTTAATATCAACTCAGATACTTCggatgaagattttgagATATTCCTGAAAAGGCTGAGCGAACTAGACTCACTGAGCGATTTGAGGTCAATTAAACTGACAATGATGATGGAATCACTGAAACTTTCATCTACTGACGAAAAGCAcccttcaaaaaaaataaatctgctaaagaaaagaatagCTCTCTCATTGAACCTAGTTAACAGCAAATTGAAGTATTTGGATGCAAAAGATAAGAACATTTCGGTAgacaaaaaagaaatggattTTCTAGATGATAAAGAGATTCTCTTAAAGCTTGAATCTTTTATATCACGGGTGAATTTGGATGCCATATTAAGTGATAATTTCTGTATGctatatttcaaaagatatCTAACTATGAAGAAAGACACAGGGTCTCTTTTATATCTTGCCTTTTGGAAGAAGattgaatctttgaaaaaccCTTTACCGTCTAGTGTATCAGTGGGCGCTACAGTAACTCAAATCTCCTTagaaaatatggaaaatatcaaaaatattttttttaatgataAGCAGATACCCTATATGAAGGTTTTGGACGAAAAGTTAGTACTAGAATTACTTCAACttattcaagaagagaCGAACAAAAAAGATACGGTACGTGATGTGGAAAAGATCTTTCTTGAACTTCAGCACAAATCCATTTTGCATCTAAATATCCAATTTctaaaattcaaaaaatcaggaatatttataaaaatgatttcaGCACTAGAGTTTAGTTCGACAAATGTCTATACTGGGTACATCAGCAATAGGCCTACAAAAAATAGTTCTGATACGGTGCTTGGCAGACACAACCTTGAAAAACAACCAAATGAACCCATGGAAGTAATTCTGAATCCAATTATTAGtgaagaattggaaaaaattgcaaacAAGGAGAAATCGTACGATTCCACATATCAAAAGCTAGGAATAGCAGATATTGACGTGGCGTtcttaatgaaaaataatagcCATATATCCCATTACGATATTTTAGATGTAAAGCCTCCAAAAATGGAGAATCACACCaagaatgaaatatttttggaagATGATATGAAATGTGGAAATCCGTTGGGCATCACTCAAGGTAGTACTCTTCTTCAAGCAATAAAGTGTAACGAGGACGCTAATGAATCTGATTCAGATCTATCAACGTTAAACTCAGATATCGAACAGCTCACTAGGGAACTGAATCTTTTAAAACATCTGATTTTAAAGGCAGAATTAACAAATAGTAAGAAGCAGCTTACACTTTTGAGAAATTCTGAGAGAACTCTTCAAAGAGAGATGCGAAAAAagaatcttttgaaacaaagATTAGTAGTACAGCAAGACGAGGAGAGTATTTTTGGTAGGACTTCAGTTAGCATAAAATCATACTTTGCAGAAAAAGACATAATCGGTGCACATGAAACAGTTTATTATATCATCAACgtaaattttaaaaatgaagaaaaagttACTTCATGGGATATTCCTAGAagattcaatgaattcCATTTACTCAATGCATATATGAAAAAGAGGCATAGAGAGGTAATAAAAAAGTTGCACTTAAATGAACTTTTTCCATCAAAAACGAACATTTCATTAAAGTATCATCTTTCTCCAAAATTGTTGTACGAGGACAGAAAGTCAAAATTAGAGACTTACTTAAGAACACTACTGAGCATAAGTGAAATATGCCGTGATATTACTTTTAGGGAATTTCTGTCCAATACAAACCCATTCGACTCTGATAGCATAGATTTTAAGAAAACCaatcaaaaaaagttttcaataccAGAAGTAGCAATGACTGGAAAAGGAAACTTTTCGGCGTCACTCTCTTCAACATCTCAGTCACCTGAACTTTCGATGCACTCTGGGAGCAGTAATTCCGCTAGCGTAAAATCAGGttttaataatgaagataatcAGACATTCACTAATGCCAAGACACCAGAATATGAATTTGAGCAGAGAACTATTGTGAAATCAATGTGTGACTTATTTATAGCAATATTTTCGTTAAACGGTGTAAAATCAATATGGCTACGTGGCGGCGGTATCATCATCCTTTTGCAACAGCTATTTGGAAGTACTATTGAAAAGTATCTTCGTGACACCATTGCAAGATTTACTAGCAAGGAAAAGACCGCTGAAATGTTGcaagatttgaaagtaaGCCTGTGGGGACCCTCaggatattttgaaaaacgaAAAGCTAGAAAAGAGGCGGAGCTTTTGCCAGCATCTGATGCAGAAAGGAAGAAGGCGCATAGAGACTCTTTAGTACTGATACAAGCTCTATTTGTTGAGACATTTAGCAAGCTGGTGGGTTACCGTCAAGCCCAACAAGGAGCGATTACTCTGCATCAAACCCTACAGAATCCATACTTAAATGCATCACTTCTATTAAGTATATTAGATATCATTGTCCAGGACAtcattcttcaagatgacTGGCAAAATCTCTCATAA
- the SEC65 gene encoding RNA-binding signal recognition particle subunit SEC65 (similar to Saccharomyces cerevisiae SEC65 (YML105C); ancestral locus Anc_8.826) — protein sequence MPKLEEIEDYDDIDNLEMDLAEVDPSLRTPIAPKIVPTVVRSQDQDDVNQSNPYDNNEQMTFINPDTNKVERSTPMSEEKLNEIKTYQILYPCYFDKNRSHKEGRRVPKELAVENPLAKTIADAARSLGVLSILEGEKTHPQDFGNPGRVRILFKKDGSIIRGVGIEKFKGGKRQLMKEISQYLINHPTTIAKLREIPYPPDYDNIEFKKIPKVKGFKMNDIVPLHSPFLMGHPMTKSLYDAPAPTAKLPDKPMKMPKNKYKVVRR from the coding sequence ATGCCAAAATTGGAGGAAATAGAGGATTATGACGATATAGATAATCTAGAGATGGATTTGGCTGAGGTTGATCCAAGTCTAAGGACGCCAATCGCACCAAAAATAGTGCCTACTGTCGTTAGAAGTCAAGACCAGGATGATGTTAACCAAAGCAACCCATATGATAATAACGAGCAAATGACATTTATCAACCCAGATACAAATAAGGTTGAACGTTCTACGCCAATGAGTGAGGAAAAACTGAACGAAATCAAAAcatatcaaatattatatcCATGCTATTTCGATAAAAATAGGTCACATAAGGAAGGGAGAAGAGTTCCAAAGGAACTAGCGGTTGAAAATCCACTGGCAAAGACGATAGCGGATGCGGCTCGTTCTTTAGGTGTATTATCAATTCTTGAAGGTGAGAAAACACATCCTCAAGATTTCGGTAACCCTGGTAGAGTTCGTATCTTATTTAAGAAAGACGGTAGTATAATCAGAGGCGTaggtattgaaaaattcaaaggGGGTAAGCGTCAATTAATGAAGGAAATTTCCCAATATTTAATTAATCATCCTACTACAATCGCCAAACTAAGAGAAATTCCTTACCCCCCAGACTACGACAACATCgaattcaagaagattCCAAAGGTCAAAGGTTTTAAAATGAACGATATTGTACCATTACATAGTCCATTTTTGATGGGGCACCCAATGACAAAATCCTTATACGATGCCCCAGCACCTACTGCAAAACTACCTGACAAACCAATGAAAATGCCTAAGAATAAGTACAAAGTTGTCAGAAGGTAG
- the KAFR0A02760 gene encoding uncharacterized protein (similar to Saccharomyces cerevisiae YML108W; ancestral locus Anc_8.830), which produces MAGSDNRYRMLVLLEEESEEVIEKFEDNDNGEQPKQESTKSHEFIEELILPFETSELDTLNEWFDKFDEEICIPNEGNIKYEISSDGLVVLLIDKQIENVVEKVKEFVNNNQ; this is translated from the coding sequence ATGGCTGGCAGTGACAATAGATATCGTATGCTTGTTTTGttagaagaagagagtGAAGAAGtgatagaaaaatttgaagataatgataatgggGAACAGCCAAAACAAGAATCTACAAAATCTcatgaatttattgaagaacTAATCCTGCCATTTGAAACAAGTGAATTAGATACTTTGAATGAGTGGTTTGATAagtttgatgaagaaatctGTATACCGAATGAAggaaatatcaaatatgaaattaGTAGTGACGGTCTGGTCGTTTTACTCATAGACAAACAGATTGAAAATGTAGTGGAAAAGGTAAAAGAGTTTGTTAATAATAACcaataa